A region from the Vicia villosa cultivar HV-30 ecotype Madison, WI linkage group LG3, Vvil1.0, whole genome shotgun sequence genome encodes:
- the LOC131659473 gene encoding uncharacterized protein LOC131659473 yields the protein MHLYYNWLNQKEHNLTTGLQIDCLQVKTVELLVSRHIKLSAIFQESQVLNESHSVDHIDTEILDNVSIENDNVDSVPIENDNIDSVLIENDSVPIENDNDDNVDYDIFDPRNWDRLQPKLIDLLVTKGPKRDNSIVKGPRDNWNRRFTANLYTRALANGEKFGARIKEHELGMEHVKNMTTWYEYRQRLQKFQTIDKTTQRIIEKEKDHWKNVLKRVISIVKFLAKHNLAFRGCKEKLYEDNNGNFLGLIEMLAEFDPIIQEHVRRVTTQEVHVHYLGHKIQNELISLLGSAIKFEIIRKIKQAKYFSVILDCTPDVSHKEQMSLIIRYVDVSSTSVSIEESFLGFLNVNDTTGQGLFDVLQNELKELGLDVFDVRGQGYDNGSNMKGKHQGVQKRFLDINPRAFYTPCGCHSLNLALCDMANSCNKARSFFGVVQRIYTIFANSTKRWKILKDNVKGLTPKSLSSTRWESRVESVKAIRTQMSDFTEALLEVSENDLDPKIQNEAKSLATNELGDFEFLMAIIIWFEILSAINSVSKLLQEKDMLIDVSMEKIKELISFFEEYRKTGFYKALVNAKEIAVELNISPTFPQRRIIKRKRHFDENLNTPILELSEEESFRVNYFLYLVDQAVVSLNKRFEKYEEYESIFGFLFTSHKLQSLDDATLKSCCSNFERVLKHNEQSDIDGNDLFGELKLLREMLPEEITKPTDILLFSKGLDCFPNTVIAYRILLTIPVTVASAERSFSKLKLLKTYLRSTMSQERLNGLALIAVENDFLETLKYEELLDEFASKSVRRKALFK from the exons ATGCATTTATATTATAATTGGTTAAACCAAAAG gAACACAATTTAACAACAGGACTACAAATAGATTGCCTGCAAGTAAAAACTGTGGAGTTGCTCGTTAGCCGACACATTAAACTTAGTGCGATATTCCAG gaATCACAAGTTCTAAATGAAAGTCATTCTGTTGATCATATTGATACTGAAATTCTTGATAATGTGTCCATTGAAAATGATAATGTTGATAGTGTTCCCATTGAAAATGATAATATTGATAGTGTGCTTATTGAAAATGATAGCGTGCCTATTGaaaatgataatgatgataatgTTGATTATGATATATTTGATCCAAGAAATTGGGACCGTCTTCAACCTAAATTGATTGATTTATTAGTTACGAAAGGTCCTAAAAGAGATAATTCCATTGTGAAGGGTCCTAGAGATAATTGGAATAGACGCTTTACGGCTAATTTGTATACTAGAGCTTTAGCAAATGGAGAGAAGT TTGGTGCAAGAATTAAAGAGCATGAGTTAGGCATGGAACATGTTAAAAATATGACTACTTGGTATGAGTATCGTCAAAGGCTGCAGAAATTCCAAACTATTGATAAAACGACTCAAAGAATAATTGAGAAAGAAAAGGATCATtggaaaaatgttttaaaaagagTTATTTCAATAGTGAAATTTCTTGCAAAACATAATTTGGCCTTTCGTGGTTGTAAGGAAAAATTGTACGAAGATAACAATGGTAATTTTTTGGGTTTGATTGAAATGTTAGCTGAATTTGACCCAATTATCCAAGAACATGTTAGACGTGTTACAACTCAAGAAGTTCACGTTCATTATCTTGGGCATAAAATACAAAATGAGTTGATTTCATTGCTTGGTTCTGCAATTAAATTTGAAATCATTAGAAAAATCAAACAAGCAAAGTATTTCTCAGTGATACTTGATTGTACTCCGGATGTCAGTCACAAAGAGCAAATGTCTTTGATAATAAGATATGTGGATGTATCTTCAACTTCTGTTAGCATTGAGGAAtcatttttaggatttttgaatGTGAATGATACAACTGGTCAAGGGCTTTTTGATGTattacaaaatgaattaaaagaacTTGGTCTCGATGTATTTGATGTGAGAGGACAAGGTTATGATAATGGGTCAAATATGAAAGGAAAACATCAAGGTGTACAAAAGAGATTTTTAGACATAAATCCGAGAGCCTTTTATACTCCTTGTGGTTGTCATAGTCTTAATTTGGCATTGTGTGATATGGCTAACTCGTGTAATAAAGCTAGAAGTTTTTTTGGAGTTGTTCAACGCATTTATACAATTTTTGCCAATTCTACAAAGAGGTGGAAAATATTGAAAGATAATGTAAAAGGGTTGACTCCAAAATCATTGTCATCCACTCGTTGGGAGAGTCGTGTAGAAAGTGTGAAAGCTATAAGAACTCAAATGTCAGATTTTACGGAAGCTTTACTTGAAGTGTCAGAAAATGATCTTGATCCTAAAATACAAAATGAAGCAAAATCCTTAGCAACAAATGAGCttggtgattttgagtttttgatGGCTATAATTATTTGGTTTGAAATATTATCTGCAATTAATTCTGTTAGCAAGCTTTTACAGGAAAAGGATATGCTTATTGATGTTTCTATGGAAAAAATAAAGGAGTTGATTTCATTTTTTGAAGAATATAGAAAAACTGGATTTTATAAGGCATTAGTTAATGCTAAGGAAATTGCGGTTGAATTGAATATATCCCCAACATTTCCTCAAAGGcgtataattaaaagaaaaagacatTTTGATGAGAATTTGAATACCCCAATACTCGAGCTATCTGAAGAGGAATCTTTTAgggttaattattttctttacctTGTTGATCAAGCTGTTGTTTCTCTTAATAAAAGATTTGAGAAATATGAAGAGTATGAAAGTATTTTTGGTTTCTTATTTACTTCTCACAAGTTACAATCATTAGATGATGCAACTTTGAAGTCTTGTTGTAGTAACTTTGAACGAGTATTGAAACATAATGAACAATCTGATATCGATGGGAATGATCTTTTTGGGGAGTTAAAGTTACTAAGAGAAATGTTGCCTGAAGAAATCACAAAACCTAcagatatattattattttcgaaAGGCTTAGACTGTTTTCCTAATACAGTTATTGCATATAGAATTTTGTTGACTATTCCTGTGACAGTTGCTTCTGCAGaaagaagtttttcaaaattGAAGTTGTTAAAGACTTACTTGCGGTCTACCATGTCACAAGAAAGACTTAATGGATTGGCATTGatagcagttgaaaatgattttttgGAGACACTGAAATATGAAGAATTGCTTGATGAATTTGCTTCAAAAAGTGTTAGGAGGAAGGCTCTTTTTAAGTAG